Proteins encoded together in one Plasmodium vivax chromosome 6, whole genome shotgun sequence window:
- a CDS encoding hypothetical protein, conserved (encoded by transcript PVX_111320A), with protein MNFVKVSLDSYPVKYYNRTHKVTNTLRLKGIGLLTWAEEDIKRFFQRLDLTFMVYMILQQDVVYVEFYKKKDSSYVFNLFNHNPPKGQLERKRDIRAEYVNVRYDIKEDSPTVYSRDVSRLVGGLPGREATTEVKGEANSQCETNSQHETNCQSEPHSESDLRAANSGGDVSIQADAIGEDFSEEVIRTYEEEQWLKYTKNDEINLCHYFCRSTPNKIYKSYCVPDPRLFFSRECLDRIGVLLDGRQPNQISFLKCHVNKAVEYVIESRHIFQDEIAFLVMKNDLPMSFLDIRKETKTNLLVAKNTLIRIKGRRRYELIWGIPKKKTLPLEGETMRRKDSYLLIFRFIDEPSVRKMLTQKHRNQKVKDEPQEKSCVPVEVGQDNSESIERTYVLDVYNKIAQHFCYTRYKSWNNVESLINEEQEGNLIIDVGCGNGKNVQVSSKYFFIGLDFSWHLLKLAQRKWNSDLFLANCVSIPLRSNIADLCISIAVIHHIGTHEKRRKAVAEMVRCTKVGGRILIYVWAYEQQENVVGNRKFDSQDIFVPWYLQPQHTLEGSEDVNAAEAAEREVLHPAKKDLQKLQRYYHVFRKEELHDMCLSISGVRVEDFFFDTNNWAILLRRVA; from the exons ATGAATTTTGTGAAGGTGTCCCTCGATTCGTACCCCGTCAA GTACTACAACCGAACGCACAAAGTGACCAACACGCTGAGGCTGAAGGGGATAGGGCTGCTAACCTGGGCGGAAGAGGACATCAAACGCTTCTTTCAGAGGCTGGACTTGACCTTCATGGTCTACATGATTCTCCAGCAGGACGTCGTGTACGTggaattttacaaaaagaagGACTCCTCCTACGTCTTCAATCTTTTCAACCAC AACCCCCCCAAGGGACAGCTGGAGCGCAAACGGGACATCCGGGCGGAGTATGTGAATGTGCGCTACGACATTAAGGAGGACTCCCCCACCGTCTATTCGCGGGACGTCTCTCGCCTGGTGGGCGGCCTCCCTGGAAGGGAAGCCACAACAGAAGTCAAAGGAGAAGCCAACAGTCAGTGTGAAACCAATAGCCAGCATGAAACCAACTGTCAGAGCGAACCCCACAGCGAGAGCGATCTCCGCGCTGCTAACAGCGGGGGGGACGTTTCCATCCAAGCGGACGCTATCGGCGAGGACTTTTCCGAAGAGGTCATTCGCACGTACGAGGAGGAGCAGTGGCTTAAGTACACCAAGAACGACG AGATCAACCTGTGCCACTACTTCTGCCGGAGCACGCCGAACAAAATCTACAAATCCTACTGCGTCCCGGACCCCCGCCTGTTCTTCTCTCGGGAGTGCCTGGACCGCATAGGGGTCCTCCTGGACGGCCGACAGCCAAACCAGATTTCCTTCTTGAAATGTCACGTGAATAAGGCCGTAGAGTATGTCATCGAGTCGAGGCACATTTTCCAG GACGAAATAGCCTTCCTAGTTATGAAGAACGACTTGCCCATGTCCTTCCTGGACATTCGAAAGG AAACCAAAACGAACCTACTTGTGGCGAAAAACACCCTCATCAGGATTAAGGGCAGAAGGAGGTACGAACTGATTTGGGGGATCCCCAAGAAGAAGACGCTTCCGCTGGAGGGGGAG ACGATGCGCCGGAAGGACAGCTACCTACTCATCTTCCGCTTCATTGACGAGCCCAGCGTGCGGAAAATGCTAACGCAGAAGCACAGGAACCAGAAGGTGAAGGACGAGCCGCAGGAGAAGAGCTGCGTCCCGGTGGAGGTTGGGCAGGACAACTCGGAAAGCATCGAGCGGACGTACGTCCTCGACGTGTATAATAAGATAGCGCAGCACTTTTGCTACACCAG ATACAAATCCTGGAACAACGTGGAAAGCCTCATCAACGAGGAGCAGGAGGGGAACCTAATCATTGACGTGGGGTGTGGCAACGGCAAGAATGTGCAGGTGTCATCCAAGTACTTTTTCATTGGCCTCGATTTCAGCTGGCACCTTTTGAAGCTCGCCCAGAGGAAGTGGAACTCCGATTTGTTTCTGGCCAACTGCGTCAGCATCCCTTTGCGATCGA acaTAGCCGACCTGTGTATCTCCATCGCGGTCATCCATCACATCGGCACGCACGAAAAAAG aCGAAAGGCCGTGGCTGAGATGGTCCGATGTACCAAAGTTGGGGGGAGAATCCTCATATACGTCTG GGCCTACGAACAGCAGGAGAACGTCGTGGGCAACCGGAAGTTTGATTCCCAAGACA TTTTCGTGCCCTGGTACCTTCAGCCGCAGCACACCCTGGAAGGCAGTGAAGACGTGAATGCAGCAGAAGCGGCCGAGAGGGAAGTCCTCCACCCAGCCAAAAAGG ATCTGCAGAAGCTGCAGAGGTACTACCACGTGTTTCGGAAGGAGGAGCTCCACGACATGTGCCTGAGCATCAGCGGCGTCCGCGtggaagattttttttttgataccAACAACTGGGCCATTCTCCTGAGGAGAGTTGCATGA